In Natronococcus sp. AD-5, the genomic window GGGTCGGATGTGGTGGTTCTCGTCCGGCTGCCGGCGCTGCTCGTCGTCCTTCTCATCGGAACCGAACGCTGAACGGAAGGCGCGTACTCCGTACAAACTGAACGAGGTATCGGTGTCCAGGATGGTCGTTCAGTCGATGAACAGATCTGTGCCGGGGATTTCGTCCGCCCCGGCGGGGAGTTCATCGAACCAGCCAGCATTCTCGACGGGGTCGCCCTCGGGGGTAGCTGCCGCTAGATCGTAGCTGCCGGAGACTGGCGAGGCGCTGAAGATGACGAACCCGCGGGACGCCGTTTTTTCCCCGTCCGCCGTCCGGACGTGGATGTCCCAGATACCTTCGATCGCGTCGAGTTCGACGGTGAATCCGATGGTTTCCCGAATGTGTTCCGTGATCGCTGTGGCGAAGTCCTTCCCGGGTTCGACCGTTTCCACAGGGATTTTCCACGAGCAGGTGTCGGTGAGTCGCCGGAACAGCAGATTGCCGTCGCGGTTCGTGATACCCGCTCCGGCGAGATCAGCGAGGTCTGCCACCTGTTCGACGATCTCCTCACCGACGACGTCCGTCTGTTCGTGAAACGGGATGTCGTCGCGGTTGCGCAGCGATTCGTAGTCGATAACCGGCTCGACGGTAGTCGGCGGAGATCCGTCCTCGGAGTGGTGGCTTGTCACCAGTCAGTTGCCTGAAATCGGTTTGGACGCTGGTCGTCGTCGCGCTGTGCCCCATCGATGGGTACTGCGTGTGAATCGCGAACTCTTGTGCCGAACAACGGCGGTACGAGCGCCGTAACCATTTATGTCTAGTATTTATAAAAAACTACTTGTCTATATTCATTAGTACCATTTCGGATATTCGGTATGGTATCCGGCGAACGTGCGGATAACGCACCACTCGTACCCGCAGGCGCAGATCAGCAACACCGCGAGAGCGGACGGACTCCTCGATGTCGGACGAACGGCTCTTATGAAGTCCTCGCGAAGGAACGGCCGAAGGGGGCGCCGGAGCAGTGACGGTAACCCGGCCACGAAACGGACCGACGAGTCGATCGGCCGTAGCTCCAAGACGACGCCCGTCGAACGGGTCGTATGGTTGCCACGCCGACGACCGCGAGCGCTCGAGGTGACTGCCGATGAGTCCGGCGGCGGGCGGCGCGGACGGACTCGTCGCGGCGCTGATTCCGCTGTTCGCGATCGGGCTCGCAGCAGTTCACCTGTTCGCCGGGCGTCTTCGCGTTCTCGACGTGATTCCGCGCAGTCGGTGGCTGTCGTTCGCGGGTGGGGTTTCGGTCGCGTACGTGTTCGTTCACCTCCTCCCCGAGATCGGGCTCGCCGGGGAGGCGATCGACGAGAGCGACACGCCCCTGGCCGCGGTCGAGAATCACGTCTACATCGTCGCCCTCCTCGGGTTCGTCGCCTTCTACGGGCTCGAGCGGTTCGCGAGAGAAGCACGTTCCGAGGACGGATCGGCCGACGTCGAACACAGACCGGTGACGGACGAGGTCTTCTGGCTCCACACCGTTTCGTTCGGGGCGTACAACGCTCTCGTGGGGTACCTCCTCGTCCACCAGGAGGATCCCGGCGTCACGAGCGTAACCTTCTTTTTCGTCGCGATGGCGTTGCACTTCCTGGTGAACGACTTCGGCCTTCGCGAGCACCACGGGCGGGCGTATCACCGGTACGGCCGGTGGCTGCTCGCGGGCGCGGTGTTCCTCGGTCTCGCTATCGGCTACGCCGCGGCCGTAACCGAACTGTTTCTCGGCGTGCTGTTCGCGTTCCTGTCCGGCGGCGTCGTGCTCAACGTGATCAAAGAGGAACTCCCCGCCGAGCGTCAGAGCCGGTTCTGGGCGTTCGCCGCCGGGGCGGCGGGATACACGCTCCTGTTACTCGGGGGGTAGCTCGCCGGTCGCGTCCTCGAGTCGTCCGACGCTCCCGGTGGCCGTGACGGTCGTGGGTGAGGCCACGACCGTTCGGAGGCTCTGCCGTTTCGCATCCCGCGGAAATCACGAAGTCGAGCTGAAACGGCTAATCGTACAGAAATAATGCTATCTATCTGAACATACGTGGGCGGGGTTGCGGATAAGTCGACAACTATATCAAATATCGTTATGCCACTACTACCCATGATGTTGGAACTCTCAACGGGGAGCACCGTCGCGATCCTCGCGATGATCGTCCTCCCGGTCGTGACGCTCGCACTGTACTGGCTCGATCGTTCGCAGAACGACGGCTACGTTTCGGTACTCGGGAGGCGGTAACGTGGCGTCGACGCTCCAACTCACGTTCGGCGCGTATCTGCTCGCTCTGCTCGTCATCGGCGCGTACTTCTTCGTCAAAACGGAGACGAACCGCCTCTCGGATTACCTGCTCGCGGGTCGAGACGTCGGAACGTGGCCGGTCGCCATCTCGGAGGTGTCGTCGGTCGCCAGCGGGTGGACGTTCTTCGCCTGGGTGGGCATCGGGTTCACGGTCGGGATCAACGGGCTGTGGTTCTCGATTACGATGGTTCTCCTCGTCATCTTCATGTACCGGTACGTCGGCTCGCGGTTCCGCCGACAGTCCGAGGATCTCGGGAGCATTACCGTCGCGGACCACCTCTCGCTGGCGGTCGCGGACGAGCGGCTCAGCACGCACATCCGGGTCGTCGCGACGCTCTCGATCATCGTGTTCATGGGCGCGTACATCGGCGCGCAGGTCATCGCGGTCGGCGAAGCGATGGACACCGGGATCGGGATCGATTACGGGATCGCGATCGCCGTCGGCGGCGTGGTCGTCGGCCTGTACACGATGCTCGGAGGGTTCAACGCCTCGATCTGGACCGACGTCTTTCAGGGCGTACTCATCTTCGTCGCGGCGGTGACGCTACCGGTGTTGATGATCGCGGAAGTCGGCGGCTGGTCGGCGTTCGTCGCCGAGGCGTCAGCGGTCGAGGACGCGGCGCTGCTCGACGTCACCGGTGGACTCGCCGGACAGGCGCTGCTCGTCGGGACGCTCGCGTGGGTGACGTTCGCGTTCGGGACCATCGGCCAGCCCCACTCGCTGATGCGCCTCCAGGCGATCCGGTCCGAGCGACTGCTCAGCCCCGCGGCGGCCATCGCCGTCACCTTCCAGTCGCTCCGACTCACGGTTCCGCTGCTCATCGGCGCGGCCGGGCGCGTGCTCTACGGGTCGGTCGACAACCCGGAGAACGTCGCGATGATGGCGATCGTCGACTTCTTCCCCGCGGTCGTCGCCGGCGCCCTGCTGGCGGCGATCGTTTCGGCGATCCTCTCAACGTCGGACTCGATGCTGCTGGTCGCCTCGTCGGACTTCACGCGGTTCTACGAGGAGCAGATCGATCCGAACGCGAGCCAGACGACGCTCATCCTGCTCGGTCGGGTCGCCGTCGGCGTCCTGGCGGTCGGCGGAATCGTCCTCGCGTTCGTCCGACCCGGAACCATCTTCGAAATCATCGAGTTCGCCTACGTCGGCCTCGGCGCGACGTTCGGGCTGCCGCTGCTGTTCATGCTGTTCTGGGAGCGGACGACCGGCGAAGCGATCCTGGCCGGCATCATCACCGGACTCGTGTCGTCGATCGCGAACCTGTACCTCGTCGGAGGCTACTTCCCGATCCTCGTCTGGCCGGTCTGTATCGCGGTGATCGTCGGCGTCACGCTCGCGACCTCGAGCACCGGAGCCGACGTCGCGGGCGTTCCCGAACCCGCCTCGAGCGGCCGACAGCCCGCGGACGACTGACGCCGTCGACGCCCGATTTCGGGACGGCGTCTCGCGATGCCGGATCACTTTTGCGTTCGCCGCGCGGACGGAGACGTAGATGCTGACGAAGGACCTGCTTCGCGTCTCGCGGGCCGGCGGCGGCTACCGCCCGCAGTTCGCGACGCGCGAGCACCGTCCGCTCGCCGCCCGCGTCATCGGCACGTACCAGGGCCACGTCGGGAAGCCGCGCGAAAACCTCGAGCGCGCGCTCGCCGACCTCGAGCGCGACGCCGAACACTTCAAACTCGTGCGCGGGTTCTCGGCCCTGCTCGAGCGCGACGCGACGTTCGAGACCGACGCGGCGATCGAGCCCGAACGCGCCCGAAAGGCCGCGTTCGAGGCGGCCGAGGCCGTCGGCGTCGTCTCCGAGGACGAGCGGGCGATGGCACTCGTTCGCGCCGCCGAGGGGATCGAGCCATCGGCCGACGACCTCGAGCGGGCGCTGTACGCCGACTTAGAGGAGCGGCAGGTGCTCACCGCGATCGAGCCGCGGTGGGATCCCGACGGGCTGGTCGCCCAGTACAACCTCTCGCTGGCGCAGACGGCGCTGTTCGACGCGACGGAGGTGCGGGTCCGCTCGAGCGATCCGAAGGCGCTGGTGTCGGCGATCAAGCGGCTGCGGTTGATGTACGAGATCCGGAAAACCGGCGACGTTTCCGGAGGTGCCCCGGACGAACGGGAGGTCGTCGTCACCGGCCCCACTCACCTCTTTCGGGCGACCCGTCGGTACGGAACGCGCTTCGCTCGACTGCTGCGGACGATCGCGACGGCCGACGAGTGGCGCCTCGAGGCGACGATCGACGACCGGGGAACCGAACGAACGCTCGAACTCTCCGACGCCGGCCCCGTCCGGGTTCCGAACGCCGAGCCCGTCGCCGACGTCTCCTTCGATAGCGGCGTCGAGGCCGACTTCGCCGCCCGGTTCTCGAACCTCGACCTCGACTGGGAACTCGCGCGCGAGCCGGCCCCGCTCGCGACGGGAACGCGGGTGATGATTCCCGACTTCGCCTTCGAGTACGAGCACGGCGAGTTCCGCGTGTTCTTCGAGATTATGGGCTTTTGGACGCCCGAGTACGTCGAGAAGAAGCTCGGACAGCTCGAGGGACTCGAGGACGTCGAACTGATCGTCGCCGTCGACGAGTCCCTCGGCGTCGGCGAGGAGATCGCGGCGCGGGACTTCCGGGCGATCCCCTACACGGGGACGGTCCGGCTGAAGGACGTCGCGGACGTGCTCCGGGAGTACGAACGCCAGCTCGTCGCCGAGAGCGCCGCCTCGCTCCCGGACGAACTGCGGCCGGACGAGGACGTCGTCTCGCTCGAGCGCCTGGCCGCCCGCCGCGGCGTGAGCGAGGACGCGCTGGCGGACGTCTCCTTTCCCGAGCACGACCTCGTCGGGCGGACGCTGGTGCGGCCGTCGGTGCTCGACTCGCTCGGGGAGGAACTCGAGGCGGGAACGTCGCTTTCGGCGGCTGAAGCGACGCTCGAGGAGTACGGAATCAGCGATTCGAGCGCTCTACTCTCCGAACTCGGCTACCGCGTCGAGTGGGAGGGGCTCGCCGGCGGAACGGTGGTCGAACGGGAGTGAGAGGTCGCGGTCTCGAATCGAGCGAGACCGTCAGGGCGTCATCACGGCCTTGATACACTCGTCTTCCTTGTTGTTGAACGTCTCGTACATCTCCGGGCCCTCGTCCAGCGACACCTGGTGGCTGATGACGAACGACGGGTCGATCTCGTCGTCCTCGATCTTCTCGAGCAGCGGATCGAGGTAGCGCTGGACGTGCGTCTGTCCCGTCTTCACCGTCAGTCCCTTGTTCATCACGGGCCCGAACGGGAGGTTGTCCGAGCGCCCGAGGTAGACGCCGGGAACCGAGAGCGTGCCGCCCTTCCGGCAGCACTTGATCGCCTGACGGAGCACGTGCGGCCGGTCCTCCTGGAGGTGCATCCCCTGTTTCACCTGATCGGCGACGCCGACGAGGCCCGTGCCGTGGGCCTCCGTTCCGACCGCGTCGATGCACCGATCCGGCCCGCGATCCCCGGTCATCTCCATGAGCCGGTCGTAGACGTCCTCCTCCTCGAAGTCGATCGTCTCCGCGTCGCCGTGATCCCTCGCCATCTCGAGGCGCTCCGGGATCCGGTCGATGGCGATCACCCGCTCGGCGCCGAGCATCCGCGCGCTCTGGATGGCGAACTGCCCGACCGGTCCGCAGCCCCAGACCGCGACCGTGTCGTTCTCCTCGATATCAGCGTTCTCGGCGGCCATGTATCCCGTCGGGAAGATGTCGGAGAGAAAGAGCACCTGCTCGTCCGGCAGGTCGGCGTCGACCGTGACGGGCCCGACGTCGGCGTACGGTATCCGCAGGTACTCCGCCTGTCCGCCGGCGTAGCCGCCCAGCATGTGCGAGAATCCGAACAGGCCGGCCGGCGAGTGGCCCATGATCTTTCGGGCGATTTCGGCGTTCGGGTTCGAGTTGTCACAGAGGGAGTGCTGGTCGCGCTCGCAGAACCAGCACGACCCGCAGCTGATCGTGAAGGGGACGACGACGCGATCGCCCTCTTCCAGCGTTTCGACCTCCTCGCCGACCTCGACCACCTCGCCCATCGGCTCGTGGCCCAACACGTCTCCCTCCCGCATCGACGGCATGTAACCGTTGTAGAGGTGGAGGTCGGAGCCGCAGATGGCGGTGGCCGTGACCTCGATTATCGCGTCGTTCGGATTGACGATCTCGGGCCTGGGAACCTCGCTGACGCGGACGTCCTGTTCGCCGTGCCAGGTGAGCGCTTGCATCGTGCCGTCCATCGTGTATCCACGTTCGCAACCCTCGACCAGCGTTCAATTAAGTAGTGTCCCTGTTTGTGCAGCAGATCGGGCGAATCGCTCGAGCGGGAGTCACCGAATCACGCTACTCGAATCCGCGCCAGCACGTCGTCCCGGTCGCGGGGGAACCGATCGCCGTCGGGCCCCGGCCCGCCGTCGCGATTCGAGGTGACCGCCAGCACGTCGCCGTTCGGCGCCTGCGTCACGTGGCGAATTCGCCCCAGTTCGTCGTCCAGCACCCGGTGGGCGGTCGCGGTGTAGGCGTCGTCGAGCCACGCGTCGTCGTACCGCCTGGACTCCCCGTCCAGCGGCGGCTGCTCGGCGCCGGGCGGCAGCAGGGTGACGACGTCGAGGTGCGCTCCCCGGAGCGTCGCGACCAGCAACCGGTGGCGCCAGGCGGAAATCGCGTCCCCCTCGTAGAAGACGCAGCCCCCGGGAGACCAGGTCAGATCCGGCCCCGTGTTCGCAAGCGGCGGCTCGAACGCGTCGCGGTCGTCGTAGCTCTCGTACTCCTCGTCGTCGGGGCCGCCGTGGGCGACCGGCCAGCCGAAGTTCGCGCCCGGGCGCAGCCGCTGAATCTCGTCCCGGCCGGCCGGCCCGTGATCGGTACAGACCGGCGTCCCGTCGGGCAGCCAGGCAAGCCCCTGCGGATTTCGGTGGCCGTAGGTGAACACCCGCGGGTCGGCGTCCTCGAGGTCGGGATTCGCGTCCGAGGGCTCGCCGTCCGGCCGCACCCGCAGAATCGTCCCGCCCAGTCGATCCGGCTCCTGAGCGGGATCCTCCTCGGAGGTTCCGTCCGTGATCCAGAGATCGTCCCGCGGACCGAACGCGATGCGCCCGCCGATCGTGTGGTGGCCCTCCATCCCCTCGACGAGCACCTCGAGCGTCTCGAGCGGATCGTCCGCGGTCGCGTCGAACCGGGCGACGCGGTTGTCCTCGCTTGAGCCGTAGTAGACGTAGACGACCGCCGGGTCGGGGTAGGACGGGTGGACGGCGACGCCCTGCGCGTGCTCGCCCGGCAGTTCCCACCGAGCGTCGTCCGCGACGTCCGCCGCGTCGAGAGGATCGTCTTCGGCCTCGAGAACTGACTCGGTTTCGAACCGCAGCAGGCGCCCCTCGCGTTCGGTGACGTAGAGTTCGCCCGTCGGGGAGAACGCGAGGTCCCAGGGGGCCGTCAGGCTGGTCACGAGGGGATCGGGTTCGACGGCGGGCTCGAGCGGCGAACCCGCGGGGAGTTTCCAGTCCGGATCCGCTTCGCCGCCGCTCGTCGGGACGTCGCCATCGTCATCCGGTTCCGTTTCCTCGGCGTCGAACACCGACGTGCACCCGCCGAATGCGACCGCGCCGACCGCGGCGAGGGCTGCTCTTCGCGAGGAGTTCTCGACGTGCGCTGACACGGGTGCTCGTTCACCGACCGTTCGGAAAAAGTAGTCGCCGATCGACGACCGAATTGGTCCGTTACAGGTCCCGCTGTCGTCCTTTCGGCACCATCGATCGCAGTTCGCCGTGGAGGTAGAGCCCGACGCCGAGCGGTTCGCGCTCCCCGGCGACTTCGTGCGCGGCGACCAGGTACCCCCAGTCGCCGTCC contains:
- a CDS encoding NUDIX hydrolase: MTSHHSEDGSPPTTVEPVIDYESLRNRDDIPFHEQTDVVGEEIVEQVADLADLAGAGITNRDGNLLFRRLTDTCSWKIPVETVEPGKDFATAITEHIRETIGFTVELDAIEGIWDIHVRTADGEKTASRGFVIFSASPVSGSYDLAAATPEGDPVENAGWFDELPAGADEIPGTDLFID
- a CDS encoding ZIP family transporter, whose protein sequence is MSPAAGGADGLVAALIPLFAIGLAAVHLFAGRLRVLDVIPRSRWLSFAGGVSVAYVFVHLLPEIGLAGEAIDESDTPLAAVENHVYIVALLGFVAFYGLERFAREARSEDGSADVEHRPVTDEVFWLHTVSFGAYNALVGYLLVHQEDPGVTSVTFFFVAMALHFLVNDFGLREHHGRAYHRYGRWLLAGAVFLGLAIGYAAAVTELFLGVLFAFLSGGVVLNVIKEELPAERQSRFWAFAAGAAGYTLLLLGG
- a CDS encoding sodium/proline symporter, whose amino-acid sequence is MASTLQLTFGAYLLALLVIGAYFFVKTETNRLSDYLLAGRDVGTWPVAISEVSSVASGWTFFAWVGIGFTVGINGLWFSITMVLLVIFMYRYVGSRFRRQSEDLGSITVADHLSLAVADERLSTHIRVVATLSIIVFMGAYIGAQVIAVGEAMDTGIGIDYGIAIAVGGVVVGLYTMLGGFNASIWTDVFQGVLIFVAAVTLPVLMIAEVGGWSAFVAEASAVEDAALLDVTGGLAGQALLVGTLAWVTFAFGTIGQPHSLMRLQAIRSERLLSPAAAIAVTFQSLRLTVPLLIGAAGRVLYGSVDNPENVAMMAIVDFFPAVVAGALLAAIVSAILSTSDSMLLVASSDFTRFYEEQIDPNASQTTLILLGRVAVGVLAVGGIVLAFVRPGTIFEIIEFAYVGLGATFGLPLLFMLFWERTTGEAILAGIITGLVSSIANLYLVGGYFPILVWPVCIAVIVGVTLATSSTGADVAGVPEPASSGRQPADD
- a CDS encoding DUF790 family protein; this translates as MLTKDLLRVSRAGGGYRPQFATREHRPLAARVIGTYQGHVGKPRENLERALADLERDAEHFKLVRGFSALLERDATFETDAAIEPERARKAAFEAAEAVGVVSEDERAMALVRAAEGIEPSADDLERALYADLEERQVLTAIEPRWDPDGLVAQYNLSLAQTALFDATEVRVRSSDPKALVSAIKRLRLMYEIRKTGDVSGGAPDEREVVVTGPTHLFRATRRYGTRFARLLRTIATADEWRLEATIDDRGTERTLELSDAGPVRVPNAEPVADVSFDSGVEADFAARFSNLDLDWELAREPAPLATGTRVMIPDFAFEYEHGEFRVFFEIMGFWTPEYVEKKLGQLEGLEDVELIVAVDESLGVGEEIAARDFRAIPYTGTVRLKDVADVLREYERQLVAESAASLPDELRPDEDVVSLERLAARRGVSEDALADVSFPEHDLVGRTLVRPSVLDSLGEELEAGTSLSAAEATLEEYGISDSSALLSELGYRVEWEGLAGGTVVERE
- a CDS encoding zinc-dependent alcohol dehydrogenase, coding for MQALTWHGEQDVRVSEVPRPEIVNPNDAIIEVTATAICGSDLHLYNGYMPSMREGDVLGHEPMGEVVEVGEEVETLEEGDRVVVPFTISCGSCWFCERDQHSLCDNSNPNAEIARKIMGHSPAGLFGFSHMLGGYAGGQAEYLRIPYADVGPVTVDADLPDEQVLFLSDIFPTGYMAAENADIEENDTVAVWGCGPVGQFAIQSARMLGAERVIAIDRIPERLEMARDHGDAETIDFEEEDVYDRLMEMTGDRGPDRCIDAVGTEAHGTGLVGVADQVKQGMHLQEDRPHVLRQAIKCCRKGGTLSVPGVYLGRSDNLPFGPVMNKGLTVKTGQTHVQRYLDPLLEKIEDDEIDPSFVISHQVSLDEGPEMYETFNNKEDECIKAVMTP
- a CDS encoding PQQ-dependent sugar dehydrogenase, giving the protein MSAHVENSSRRAALAAVGAVAFGGCTSVFDAEETEPDDDGDVPTSGGEADPDWKLPAGSPLEPAVEPDPLVTSLTAPWDLAFSPTGELYVTEREGRLLRFETESVLEAEDDPLDAADVADDARWELPGEHAQGVAVHPSYPDPAVVYVYYGSSEDNRVARFDATADDPLETLEVLVEGMEGHHTIGGRIAFGPRDDLWITDGTSEEDPAQEPDRLGGTILRVRPDGEPSDANPDLEDADPRVFTYGHRNPQGLAWLPDGTPVCTDHGPAGRDEIQRLRPGANFGWPVAHGGPDDEEYESYDDRDAFEPPLANTGPDLTWSPGGCVFYEGDAISAWRHRLLVATLRGAHLDVVTLLPPGAEQPPLDGESRRYDDAWLDDAYTATAHRVLDDELGRIRHVTQAPNGDVLAVTSNRDGGPGPDGDRFPRDRDDVLARIRVA